The nucleotide window gttgttacgcgcggcgcctgggccgatgggggagggccgcgttctttgttcatcaaaaaagtcaccgaagggctgccagcctgctctccgccgtgtactgtccatcttagccgggaagtaaggtggcattccgacaccataagacgttcgacgagacgaccacaatggtttcttggtgtcacaggtgcagtgtggtggccacgccctaatcaaagaccttgacttgagcgagtgtgagcggcaccgtcagaaatggtgtgtatgtctcgtgattcaacagcgcattctggaccgattccctgattaagtcaaaacgtacactttatagtgagccacccagctcattcgcaagagacctctcgccctgtctgtacagaatgtaataaatactctgttaagtttgccatcttactcctgagtgcacatgcgttttcttttttgtctctctacacgccctttcttgcccctatttctcaaccctcagtgctaggcagcaaaccggatgccaagatatggttaaccccccagccttcctttctctctcttgccatcttactgccttggcatctccATCCCGGGTATCCAATGTCTTGAAAGGCCGGTACAgacaagttaaaaaataaaacagatggtgaatattttctgcagcatgttcagacgctgcatataagtggtcatcctcgaaaattatcaactttaacaccgcggacaggtgctgatataccctgagtaggttcgagcatgtattatgcctcgacacttttaatcttcattaaacttctccctttcgatttcatccttcggggttttgtgtggttcttcatctaacgcctaacctccatgtccttcctcatttattcctcctcctctcttcatctaacgcgctgcattcgtgctgcactgctaccacttcatttcttctttatgtacgccctgtttcgggcacaattataggctgccatcttggactgataatgaggccgttttccatccgtatgaatattccaattgtgctatggcgaactcgcacgcatcaaaacgatgggccattacattcaacgtcatatgaccataatcatagctaattacgacacaaaaaaacagataaattgcttcaaagcctaagatggcagtgtctatgctttactgtaactgttacatttattttttgtcaatttgtccaatatgtcagttcatgcagcggccgccgaactcgttccgctgttcatagtggtactctcggtctctgaagctggatgaagataactaagaagcctggtttttactggctacataaaatgtgaaacgaagctataaatcacgatgaaaaagaagacaaatctgtgaaaagtcagtactggcgcataaatggcgcgccgattgcgccgatgaaagaCGTCGGCGGCGCGGCGAAAactatcggcggcggcgcgccgaccagtcggcgcacacctctactctTCATTGGCATGTGTAGAGTGGGCCGGCGTCGGCTGGATATTGGCAAATGCAACGGCAGAACGTCGGCCCCAGGTTGGCTTGAACATCGGTACTACATCGGAAGAAGTTGCTCTTTGCCGATTTGCCGACCTTGGACCGATATTGCAGCCGACGTTAGCCAATACCGGTCCAAGATCGGTCCAACGCCGGTGTGCTGCCTGGGTATATCTAACCAGGACTAGAGTAACTGTACATGATCCTAAAAGCCCCTAATGCTGTCGCTAAAAGCCCCTAAAAGGCTGTCGCTGAGACTGAAATCGGTGCGGGCAAAGAACGCGCGGGCGCCGCGCTACTGTGCACGTGAAGTTGGCTTCGCCGCGTGAAATTGAACATTTGACGTCATTTTGCCACACGTGACAATGCTGTTAGgaccactgttaggaatttgctctgtcgcgatggtagcggtggcgaagagcggcgagccgtcgagcggacttcgctgaagccttagcccgaaggcgaaacagggaggcaatccgttttgaaaacagcaacaaaagtagcgtttactgtagcaggttgtcgtttttacAGAGCCACACGTGACAATAGCGGCGCGAGCGGCAGAAGGAAAAGGTATGCGCAACTCTGTTACCTAAAGGTATATCTAACCAGGACTAGAGTACGTAACTGTGTATGGTCCTTGGGACCATACACAGTTACTCTCGATTGTAAgcatttgacagaagtctgtctggttgagtatgaaactgggagatgatatcgactccaaccaaaagttttgaaggaacccgacgtttcggaaccgacttggctccttcctcaggggtgactgcgtaggCTATGTAGaagcagcgtcttcaaagcactcgaggggtggctaatggcccccccccccccccccccctgtctttctcgttttgccgtggagcgcagtccgtgtgtgtACACTGAGGGGAAGGGTTTTCAGAAAGCGGTTGACGTTATAGGCTgttctctgtatgtgccacgactctaGTAACAACCTTTTCCttcagttcggctcgctttcgaggatggccgtcgcttcgaaatttatctggtggTCTAATGTCTCAGCAtattcggcgactgcgctgcgctcttcatagaacttccgcacatcgttggcgtgttgcttcagtcattCTGGTAGGTTTTTCCTGTCGCCGATACACGATGCGGGGCACTCGGCCCACGGAATTTTATGAACGACATCGGGGCTCCTGTTCATTGTTGGCTGGTCTTTCGGGCGGGGGtggaggcggcccagcgtacacgaagccacgtgcgcgatgcgaactCCCTCCCTCTTGAAGATCCGCGCCAGCGTCTTGCTGGTACCGTGAACGTATGGAACCGGTATGcgtatcggggggggggggggggggctgccaattaaggttgAATGGGGTTTCCTAActctctgttgctctgcgcggcgggtggcGGCTCAAATGAAGTTTGTTGGAtatccgttttttctgaggtcagcaactacgcgggcctcttctttctttcgctctgtgtCATTAGAGCATAAGTTCCGGGCTCTTTCGAGTAGCGTGGTCACAGCCGAGGCGTTGTGGCAGGCAAGGTGGGAACAATcgaattgaaggtagcggccagtgtgcgttggcttcctatgaaTGGTCAACTCGAGGCCGTTGCACCTCCTTGTCACCTGGACGTCAAGAAAGGGCAGACAGTAGTCGCTCTCACACTcggtcgtgaattgtatggctgggttCACGGAATTCaggtgttgtctgaagttttcaacttcagccgtcttaatgacgcaaaagcaatcgtccatataacgcagaaaaagcttgggtcgcggcgagaaggagctgagtgctttctcttctatgtactccatggtcaggtttgccatcgtgacGGAGATGGAAGCTCCCATCGCGGTTCCGCTGTTCTGTCTGAAAATAGTTCCTTAATTTGTAGAAGTACGTACTGGAGACGCAGAACTCCAGTAGATGACAGAGCTCGTCAACCGCCAAAAGAGTCGTTTCAATCAGGCTTGCGTCCTCCTCAAGTGCAGCACGggcagtgaagaaaaaagaggcccgcgtaattgctgacctcagaaaaaacAGATATccaaaaaaacttcattcgagccgccactcgccacgcagagcaacagagcaTACGGAAACCCCAATCAACCTTAATtggcagcaccccccccccccccccgatacgcataccggttccatacgttcacagaaccagcgagatgttggcgcgaatcttcaagaaggaaggggttcgcatcgcgcacgtggcttcgtgtacgctgggccgcctccaCCCCCGCCCGAAAGACCAGCCAACAATGAACAGGAGCCCCGATGTCGTTCATAAAATTCCGTGGGCCGAGTGCCCCGCATCGTGTATCGGCGACAGGAAAAACCTACCAGaatgactgaagcaacacgccaacgatgtgcggaagttctatgaagagcgcagcgcagtcgccgaataTGCTGAGACATTAGAccaccagataaatttcgaagcgacggccatcctcgaaagcgagccgaactgaaGGAAAAGGTGTTACtagagtcgtggcacatacagagaacAGCCTATAACGTCAACCGCTTTCTGAAAACCCTTCCCCTCAGTGTacacacacggactgcgctccacggcaaaacgagagagacaggagggggggggggcattagccacccctcgagtgctttgaagacgctacTTCTACATAGcctacgcagtcacccctgaggaaggagccaagtcggttccgaaacgtcgggtttcttcaagacttttggttggagtctatatCATCTCACAGTTACTCTCGGTTGCTGACCGTTCATGTACATGTGACCAATGTATCACTGACCGATCACCTTGTTTCCCATCCTTAAAAAACCGCCGCAATAAACACGGCATTGTCTCGTCCGCCACCTCGAAGACCGTCTGTGTGCCGTCACTCGCCGGTCGCTAGGCATCTCCGTCGGCTTCGCCGCACTCCAGCCCTACACAACAATGCGCAGTCATACTTGATATTTGGAAGTTGAGCTTGAACTTGTTGCGCGTAGTTAGAAGTATTACTTTGCCACTTGTCTGCCCAATTTCATGAAAAATATTCCAAGTCAATTTTGGGATTACattgccgagaaaaaaaaaacaatatcagAAGTGACAGTGGACAGATGATTACTGAAAAACTACTAAGCACTTGCTTGCAATCTCTTTATTATGTTTTTCACAGTGCCTTTTCTAATTCTAGTGATTTTTCACAGTACTGTGATGGTGATTTTATAAATGTACCGGTTGTACTTACTATGCTGCTAAAAATTTCAAACCCAAATGTTCCAGAGGAACTGATAATATCTCTAATTCGttcttccatatatatatatatatatatatatatatatatatatatatatatatatatatatatatatatatatatatatatatatatatatatatatatatatatatatatatacggtaacCTTATCAAAGTTTCTTATAATATTTCGTATGTCACTGTTGTAGTCAGAATTACCGAGTGACTGGAGGACAGCCTGAATCGCACCAATTCATAAGAACGGGACCATATTCTCATAGAAATCTACCATCTTATTTCTTTAACGTCATCATGCTGTAAACTTAATGAACATATCGCAAACAGCATAACCACATATTTAGATAAACATCCTGTTTTAAATAATTGTCAACAAGGGTTTACGGAGGGGGCATTTGACTGTCACACAGCTGATCactgttgtttgtttctttgaGAAAAATTAACAAGCCGACATAATTTTTCCTGACTTTCGAAAACCCTTCGATACTGTCCCTCATAATAAATTAATTCTGAAACTTGAAAGTGCAGGAATTCCAGGATTGTTTATTTCTTGGGTTGCTGCATATGTATCAAACTGGCATTTATTCATATAGATTCATAGTGAAAAATAGGGCTCTTTTTCAGTCACATCGGGTGTGCTGCAGGGCAGTGCCCTCGGCCCTCTCCTTTTTATTACCGTATATATAGTAATAACGACATTGTTAACATGGTCAAAGGTGGTGTCCAGATTTGATTGTTTACTGATGATTGCGTGCTATTTAAGAACATTAATTCTGTGAGTGACCAAATTAGTGTACATAGTAGCTTAAATAGTATTCTTAAATGGTGGAGGTACTGGGGAATGACACtaaacacaaacaaaaacataGTAATGCAAATGACACAAAAAAATCACCTTTGCTTCATACGTATGAATAAGGTTCATCATCCTTGCTTGAAGCAACCCAATAAAACTATAACAACAAATCAACAAGGAATGAGCATGTAAGCAAAGCTTTATCCTTCAGAACATTTCGCCTCCTGAGACATAAACTTAAAAAAGCACCATCTGATATAAAACTGCTATGCTACAACATGTTAATCAGAATTTAACTAGCATATGCATGTATCATGTGGGATCCGTACATAAATAACCTCGAGACAGAGAGTGCAGCAAAAGGCCGTAATATTTATATTCTCAAGACAGGATTCACCCACAGAACTCATGAAAGTTAACCATATTGAACCACTCGAGATAAAAAGACAGAAGCAGAGACTGGAAATTACTTAAACTGCTTTACACGAACAATTCACCACTAGACTCATCTTTATACCTATCGCCCCTTTTAACCCCAACCACTAGTCACCGTAGACAAGATGCATCAACACTATACAATGCAAGAATGAGCAtatttaagcattcttttttctcTCACACAATAACCGAATAGAACAGTCTAATCGAATCAAGACCATAATGCTGATTATTATTTTGTTTGTATAGCATTTCACCAAACATAATGACTCCATTTCTGTATTATAgttattgttttgtttgttctttttttcttcagtatgTTCACTGTTCTATACCATTTTATTACTCTCCCTGCTTGGACTACGTGTCCGCAGTatttaatgaataaataaataaaatatctgGTGAGGTGTGAAGGTGATTAGAATTAAACAAGACTGTGGCCCATTCGGCCTTTTTTTGCACGCTCAGTTGCATCTCTTGCATAGTTCCAACGTAGCCTAGTAAACCGAAGAACGACCCATTTTCATTGCAGCCCCTGTGTTCAAAGTGCACAGCACAAGTTAGAATTACTGCTATGCCAAATTACCGAATATTGATGTCGCTACATGGAGGGACATTGAGGTGATACAAATAAAAGTACAAACATAAATACTCTACAACAACAATCTGTTAAAAGAGATGATCTCTCCTCGTTCCTTTGAATGAATGGATGCTATGACTGTCTACTTTATAACACCCATAGCATTCATTATATTGGGGTTGTTTCAAGCCAGGCATCCCAGCCAATTTGTTAAACATCTCCGatatattgaaaaaaaactgTGCTAACTTCTTGCATTTAGAACACTAAACTAGCAAAATACAGTGAACTCCTTTCAAGATAAACTCTGTTAATACGAATTCTCGCTCAAGACGAATAAGACGGGAATGTTTGTTTGGTTTCCCATAGACTCAAGGCAAATAAAATGTGCCTAAGATGCATTGCGTAACAGGCCTCTTCTGTTAGGACGAAATCTCACAATGACCAACAATGGCGactgttgtgatctcgtaacaagttttgctgtaaaaaacaaataaaaatagagCCCCTGTAAGGCGAACTGCCTAACTACAGGGACCCTTAAGCCATTGTATTCTTTTATTCTCTCTACGTTCTTCAGTTCCCCGACAGGAGTACAATGGAGAACAGAAAAAGGCAAGAgcgtggctagatagatatatgggatttaacgtccccaaaccaccatatgattatgagagacgccgcagtggagggctccggaaattttgaccacctggggttctttaacgtgcaccccaatcgaagcacacgggcctacagcatttctaccCCCAGCAAGAGCTTAGCTAGAAGACGAAATGTGAGGGCATGTGAACAAAAAATgccaaatgaaacaaaaaagaaaaccgaaACCACATTTGTGATGCTAGCAACTCCACCAGCGGGGTCAGATGCACTAGCTGTCATTGCCATCACACACGTGGTCATTGCTTTGCATAGGAGCTGTGCGCGTCATATTTTTTCCCAGTGATGAATGCACCATTTTCATTATGAGAAGAAGTTCACTTTGCACACTGAATATAGCTGCGTCATGATTTTTTTGTGTGCACAAGGTTTGTAACCGTAAGTAGCGAAAAACCGAGATCTTCAGCTGCACATCAATCGGGAAAATTTACTGTGGGCTAAAAATGACAAAATATCGAAACCTTGAAGCAAAGCTTGCCGACTTTCTTAAGCAACTCTACATATATTTGCTTTTTTGAGGAAACAGCACACAATGGGGGCGTATCCAAGAGTGATAGCAAACCCTGTAAGACAGGCTCACAGAACAAACTGAAAAattcttttttcattctttgaagGACAATCGCACTTGTCTTTAGTCTAATTGTCAGAACAGGGTCATACAGTTTTGTTGTTAAAAAGTGGTAGCAATTTATTTGTCAGCATATTTACTATGAACTCGAAGGACTCAGTAGATTTGTGTAAATGCTCTACTTGAAAACATTGTTTTCATCAAGCTGAGCCAATTAattgtgttcttgtttttttccctGCCATTGTACGTATACTTACTCCATTCAGTGCTTTCATGCAACTTGAATGCACTTTGCACGTTGGCATTACATTTTTGGGGGCACTTGTGATAATTAAGCCAAATTCTTTATAAAACGAACAAATGATTATGGTCCCTTCATCTTAATGGGAGTCTACTGTATTTCGAAGACGAAAAATGTTAAGATTGCAGAGAAGCCTTCTGAATTTGGCAAATTGTCGTGAGAAAATTAATTCTGACAGTAGAGCTTCTTGTTTCAATGCCGAATTCagtatataccgtatttactcgcataataggcgcacttttttttttagaaaatctggctcgaagttaggggtgcgccaattacgcggggtaaaattttcgaaaattttttcatctcggttctcgcgctttaaatgTGCACactgtcaagtaaaaggcgactttatcgtttattaattaattcagcataaaacaaacatacctacgtaccttttaatgaacaagcgagagccgtcaactgcacacacacacacgtataatttatttacacaaaagtcgtagctgttcctccttttccctattcggagtccgagtcggagatcacacattcatcctcgccgcTTGCAGCCTGGTTGCCGTGCcccagcgcgtactgcactgccttcaggttaaacccagccgtgtagctcacgtacttccccatggtggaaccaaagttcgcccacgaccacaacatacgcacaccgcttgcaaaatggcgtttctttctttttctctgatggtggtgatggcgatcgagcccccggcgttgtacacgtgacctccaaaaagcgcggcgatttgggcgctatcagtaattgatggaacagccgtttttttttcgctcatggacgcttttttttttcaagttttatttcgaaaaacacgttggttaggtcgttgcacttcgaattttttttatttgctcgtcgatttgccttcttttttttttcttcagggtacggggaccgcgttccaactgtaccgctggggggtagaatcgtttctgatcacggccaagttcggggtgcgcctattatgcgcagaattaaaaaaaaatcgaattttgcGCGACCAAACttggggtgcgcctattatgcgagtaaatacggtacattaAAAGAACTGGCCAGAAAGTGTGATTAGGTCCTAATAGAGACAATGAAATGTACTCACACATTTCAGCATGTTTTTCACATTCTTGGTAGGTCTTACATTTTAAATCGTATTTAAAAGTAAGAAAAACAGTCATGTGGACCAGCCTAGAAGTAAAGGATTGAAGCTGAAAT belongs to Rhipicephalus microplus isolate Deutch F79 unplaced genomic scaffold, USDA_Rmic scaffold_13, whole genome shotgun sequence and includes:
- the LOC142783978 gene encoding uncharacterized protein LOC142783978; amino-acid sequence: MGASISVTMANLTMEYIEEKALSSFSPRPKLFLRYMDDCFCVIKTAEVENFRQHLNSVNPAIQFTTECESDYCLPFLDVQVTRRCNGLELTIHRKPTHTGRYLQFDCSHLACHNASAVTTLLERARNLCSNDTERKKEEARVVADLRKNGYPTNFI